One region of Eupeodes corollae chromosome 1, idEupCoro1.1, whole genome shotgun sequence genomic DNA includes:
- the LOC129940125 gene encoding organic cation transporter protein-like, which produces MPQVEDGRPRTDSFSLDVVLVRIGQFGKLQILIYILICIPILLNSFQAVSYIFVASTVVHRCQIPECDKPNSTYQESWIDFAIPKKLNGDLDNCRRYVSVNKNLDPCSADAFHQSPIEECGTDLIFRDKEVTISNDFDIFCSDEWKLAMVGTINNVGMFIGIPLGGYFADRYGRKNILAIFGFLSAVTGVAQCFTTDFFTFMFFGLLTNLFGSSIYSIVFVLGLEMVSPKLQLIGCTIMTIVYAIGQTVFGLVAKYFLNWRLIQMIFFIPALFQIFFLFIIPESARWLLSQGEEDRAVKVVQKLAKSNNRKLSQPTLDKLVLTYRYKLEESNEGKFPIKETFQILFWRIVNCCLCWFTNVLLYYGLNVNMVLLGGNKYDNFMLVSLIEIPGILLPFWTMNRFGRRYSLFGFMILSGICIAATVFVRSELFYVQVALLLLGKMSVGASFQVLYFFTSEIFPTNVRNSLLSFCSMVGRLGSMVAPQTPVMAKYHESAPAILFSACALLSGFLAFLFPETNDTVLPSTLKEAEKIGQKKELEADAEIQLLKTIS; this is translated from the exons ATGCCTCAAGTTGAAGACGGTAGACCGAGGACCGATTCATTCAGTTTGGACGTGGTTCTAGTTCGTATTGGACAATTCggaaaattacaaatattaatttatatcttGATATGTATTCCGATTCTGTTAAATTCCTTCCAAGCTGTTTCGTATATTTTTGTTGCGAGTACAGTTGTCCATAG ATGTCAAATTCCGGAATGTGATAAGCCCAATAGTACATACCAAGAGTCTTGGATTGATTTCGCGATTCCGAAAAAACTCAATGGTGATTTGGACAATTGTCGGCGATATGTGTCTGTTAACAAAAACCTTGACCCTTGCTCTGCGGATGCTTTTCATCAGAGCCCGATAGAGGAATGTGGCACGGACCTCATATTTCGGGACAAGGAAGTGACCATTTCCAATGAT TTTGACATATTTTGCTCGGATGAATGGAAACTAGCAATGGTTGGTACGATCAACAATGTGGGGATGTTTATTGGGATACCCCTTGGTGGATATTTTGCTGACAG ATATGGACGTAAAAATATTTTGGCAATCTTTGGGTTTCTAAGTGCTGTCACGGGAGTAGCTCAATGCTTTACAACGGACTTTTTTACCTTCATGTTCTTTGGACTGCTCACTAATCTATTCGGTTCTTCGATCTATTCGATAGTCTTCGTTCTTGGACTGGAAATGGTTAGCCCGAAGCTTCAACTGATAGGCTGTACTATTATGACTATAGTCTATGCCATAGGACAAACAGTATTTGGTCTTGTTGCCAAATACTTCCTCAATTGGCGTCTCATACAAATGATCTTCTTTATTCCagcattatttcaaattttcttcctCTTCATTATTCCCGAAAGTGCCCGATGGCTTTTGTCCCAAGGCGAAGAAGATAGAGCCGTTAAGGTTGTTCAAAAACTAGCTAAATCCAATAATCGCAAGCTATCGCAACCGACATTGGACAAACTTGTTCTAACTTATCGCTATAAATTGGAAGAATCGAATGAGGGAAAATTTCCAATCAAGGAAACTTTCCAGATTTTATTTTGGCGAATTGTCAATTGCTGTCTTTGTTGGTTCACAAATGTCCTGCTCTACTATGGACTGAATGTGAATATGGTCCTTCTGGGAGGAAATAAATACGATAACTTTATGTTGGTGTCATTGATTGAAATTCCTGGAATTTTGCTGCCATTTTGGACAATGAATCGTTTTGGAAGACGGTATTCCCTCTTTGGATTTATGATTTTAAGTGGAATTTGTATTGCAGCGACAGTTTTTGTTCGGTCAG AGCTTTTTTATGTTCAAGTGGCACTGCTTCTGCTTGGAAAGATGTCAGTTGGTGCTTCCTTTCAAGTATTGTATTTCTTCACTTCGGAAATATTTCCAACAAATGTTCGAAATAGTCTTCTATCGTTCTGTTCAATGGTTGGACGTTTGGGATCGATGGTTGCTCCTCAAACACCAGTTATG gCTAAATACCATGAATCAGCACCTGCAATACTTTTTTCTGCATGTGCTCTCCTATCGGGATTCTTGGCCTTCTTATTTCCTGAAACAAATGATACAGTACTCCCGTCAACCTTGAAGGAAGCTGAAAAGATTGGTCAAAAGAAGGAACTGGAAGCTGACGCTGAAATCCAACTATTAAAGACAATTTCTTGA
- the LOC129952002 gene encoding solute carrier family 22 member 3-like, translating to MASDGNSCCTKDSTESSHPFGVDDILVKIGQFGKFQRLIYPCIFCMVIFTSVISLGFAFTASRVVYRCRIPECDGLENSYEKSWTEFSIPKTLSGQLDKCHRYRSSNSSSGQNSCNLESFDRVAETNCGEDFIFRDREITISNDFKIFCSDEWKLAMVGTINNVGKFFGIFLGGFISDRYGRRFVLTYGSLMSAVLGSVRSFSPNYYVFVTLGFLDNLFGATLYPTVFILGLEIVGPKVRVVAGTSIPFCGGIGGFLLALAAKNFQNWRWIERVFYFPALGFIVLPWIMPESFRWLLSQGEEKRAVEILQKAARINKRKLSDVSIEKLLQSNRQSLASAGSDTKNSKFPIVEAFKVFPWRIVICLLCWFTNVMVFYGLNLNLDFLGGNKYNSFMFVSLIEIPGILLPFLTMDRFGRRRSLFGYMFFSGIFILAMNYVNSEFVSLQLALYLLGKMTITASYQTLYFFTSEIFPTSVRNSLLSFCSMIGRFGSMVAPLTPLLANYYASAPAILFASCAILFSSMALLLPETRDMVLPTTLQEAQNIGQKEINAELDAEEELLETTT from the exons ATGGCTTCAGATGGAAACAGTTGTTGCACGAAAGATTCAACAGAATCTTCACATCCATTTGGTGTGGATGATATTTTGGTGAAGATTGGACAGTTTGGAAAGTTTCAGCGGCTCATATATCCATGTATATTTTGTATGGTTATCTTCACTTCGGTAATATCGCTGGGATTTGCTTTCACCGCTAGTAGAGTCGTTTATAG GTGTCGAATTCCAGAATGTGACGGATTGGAGAATTCATATGAAAAATCATGGACAGAGTTTTCTATACCAAAAACTCTTAGTGGCCAGCTCGACAAGTGTCATCGGTATAGATCGTCTAATTCATCGAGTGGACAGAATTCTTGCAATTTGGAAAGCTTTGATCGAGTTGCCGAAACAAATTGTGGTGAAGATTTCATATTCCGAGACCGAGAAATTACAATATCGAATGAT TTCAAAATCTTTTGCTCAGACGAATGGAAACTCGCTATGGTTGGGACTATCAATAATGTTGGAAAGTTCTTCGGAATATTCTTGGGCGGATTTATTTCTGACAG ATATGGTCGACGTTTTGTCTTGACGTATGGATCATTAATGAGTGCCGTTTTGGGAAGTGTCCGATCCTTCTCACCAAACTACTACGTTTTTGTCACGTTAGGATTTCTTGACAATTTATTCGGTGCTACTCTCTACCCTACAGTGTTCATTCTGGGTCTCGAAATTGTGGGCCCAAAAGTTCGAGTAGTTGCAGGTACTTCGATACCTTTTTGTGGGGGCATTGGGGGATTTCTACTTGCTTTGGCAGCtaagaactttcaaaattgGAGATGGATTGAGcgagttttttattttcctgcCTTGGGGTTTATAGTACTTCCATGGATAATGCCAGAAAGTTTTCGATGGTTACTTTCTCAGGGCGAGGAAAAGAGAGCAGTTGAAATTCTTCAAAAGGCGGCAAGGATCAACAAACGTAAACTTTCCGATGTCagtattgaaaaattgcttCAGTCAAATAGACAAAGCCTAGCGAGTGCGGGTTCGGACACTAAAAATAGCAAATTTCCCATTGTTGAAGCATTCAAGGTATTTCCTTGGCGTATAGTTATTTGTTTACTATGTTGGTTCACAAACGTCATGGTATTCTATGGATTGAACCTGAACTTGGATTTTCTCGGTGGAAATAAATATAACAGTTTTATGTTTGTGAGTTTGATTGAAATCCCAGGAATTCTGCTGCCATTTTTGACCATGGATCGCTTCGGTAGACGAAGATCATTATTTGGATACATGTTCTTTAGCGGAATCTTTATTCTCGCAATGAATTATGTGAATTCAG AATTTGTGAGTCTTCAATTGGCGTTGTATCTACTTGGTAAAATGACCATTACTGCGTCATACCAAACTTTGTACTTCTTCACTTCGGAAATATTTCCAACTAGCGTTCGAAATAGTCTGTTGTCATTTTGTTCGATGATTGGAAGATTTGGTTCAATGGTGGCACCATTAACTCCTcttttg GCAAATTACTACGCATCGGCACCAGCGATTCTTTTTGCAAGCTGTGCAATTTTGTTCAGTTCAATGGCTTTGCTTCTTCCAGAAACAAGAGATATGGTATTACCAACAACATTACAAGAAGCTCAAAATATTGgacaaaaagaaatcaatgcTGAATTAGATGCAGAAGAAGAACTTTTGGAGACTACGACTTAG
- the LOC129952012 gene encoding solute carrier family 22 member 3-like, producing MALDWPYTEETGRQYSKTIDPWNPQGNRRVERPKTTWSSSILKEARSQDKMASDEKSCCTKDSTESSHPFGVDDILKSIGEFGKFQRLIYLCIFCIVIFASIISQGFIFTASSVIYRCRILECDVLENSYEKSWTKFSIPKTTSGQLDKCHRYKSSNLTTGYGQNVCNAENFDQGFDANCGEDFIFRDKEVTISNDFKIFCSDEWKLAMVGTTNNLGKFFGIPLGGYVSDRYGRRFVLKYGSLISAVLGSVQSFSPNYYIFVILGFLDNLFGSILYTTVYILGLEIVGPRVRVLTCSLISMCGGIGGFLLALTAKNFRNWRLIQRIFYFPAFGFIALPWIIPESFRWLLSQGEEVKAVEVLKTIARTNKRKLSESCVEKLLKMYFGLNLNVALLGGNKYNSYMFVSLIEIPGMLLPFLTMDRYGRRRSLFGFMVFSGICIIAMTYVNSEFVNLKLVLYLLGKMTISASFQTLYFFTSEIFPTSVRNSLLSFCSMVGRLGSMAAPLTPLMSNYYASAPQILFASCAILSGSMALFLPETKNSVLPTTLEEAKKIGQKETNIEQETEEKLLEAKA from the exons ATGGCGTTGGATTGGCCATATACTGAGGAAACCGgacgacaatatagcaaaacaatcgATCCATGGAATCcccagggtaatagacgcgttgaaagaccaaagacaacttggagTTCATCAATTTTGAAGGAGGCTcggtctcaag ATAAGATGGCTTCCGATGAAAAAAGTTGTTGCACGAAAGATTCAACAGAATCTTCACATCCATTTGGCGTGgatgatattttgaaaagtattggAGAGTTTGGAAAGTTTCAGCGCTTAATATACCTATGCATTTTCTGTATCGTGATATTCGCCTCAATAATATCGCAGGGATTTATTTTTACCGCTAGCAGTGTCATTTATAG gtgTCGAATTTTAGAATGTGACGTATTAGAAAATTCATATGAAAAATCATGGACGAAGTTTTCTATACCAAAAACTACGAGTGGTCAGCTCGATAAGTGTCATCGGTATAAGTCGTCTAATTTAACTACTGGATACGGACAGAATGTTTGTAATGCTGAAAACTTTGATCAAGGCTTTGATGCTAATTGTGGTGAAGATTTCATTTTCCGGGACAAAGAAGTAACCATCTCGAATGAT TTCAAAATCTTTTGTTCAGACGAATGGAAACTCGCTATGGTTGGAACTACCAATAATTTAGGAAAGTTTTTTGGAATCCCTTTGGGTGGATATGTTTCTGATAG gTACGGCCGACGTTTTGTATTGAAGTATGGATCATTAATTAGTGCCGTTTTGGGAAGTGTCCAATCCTTTTCACCAAACTACTACATTTTCGTCATATTAGGATTTCTTGATAATTTATTCGGTTCCATTCTCTACACGACTGTCTATATTCTTGGCTTAGAAATTGTTGGCCCAAGAGTCCGAGTCCTAACTTGCTCTCTAATTTCAATGTGTGGAGGAATCGGGGGTTTTCTGCTTGCTTTGACAGCCAAAAACTTTCGTAATTGGCGTTTGATTCAGCGAATATTTTACTTCCCTGCTTTTGGATTTATAGCACTACCATGGATAATACCAGAAAGTTTTCGATGGTTACTTTCTCAGGGAGAAGAAGTAAAAGCTGTGGAAGTTCTTAAAACAATTGCAAGAACTAACAAACGCAAACTTTCCGAATCGTGTGTTGAAAAATTGCTCAAAA tgtattttggattgaacTTGAATGTAGCTTTACTCGGTGGAAACAAATACAACAGTTACATGTTCGTGAGTTTGATTGAGATCCCCGGAATGTTATTGCCATTTCTGACCATGGATCGATATGGAAGACGAAGATCTTTATTTGGATTCATGGTCTTCAGTGGAATTTGTATTATTGCAATGACTTACGTGAACTCAG aATTTGTCAATCTTAAACTGGTGCTGTATCTTCTCGGAAAGATGACTATCTCTGCATCATTTCAGACTCTGTACTTTTTCACATCGGAAATATTCCCAACTAGTGTTCGAAATAGTCTGTTGTCATTTTGTTCGATGGTTGGAAGATTAGGCTCTATGGCAGCACCACTTACACCGTTGATG TCAAACTACTATGCATCAGCACCTCAAATTCTATTTGCCAGCTGTGCTATTTTGTCGGGATCAATGGCTCTATTTCTTCCGGAAACGAAAAATAGTGTTTTACCAACGACTTTGGAAGAAGCCAAAAAGATTGGACAAAAAGAAACGAATATTGAACAAGAAACCGAAGAAAAACTCTTGGAGGcaaaagcttaa
- the LOC129952018 gene encoding solute carrier family 22 member 3-like translates to MASDGNSCCGKDSTEESSHPFGVDDILVKIGQFGTFQRFIYVFIFSIVIFNAIISVGFAFTASTVVYRCRIPECDGSENTYEQPWTKFSIPKAPNGKLDKCHRYETFNATNGQNFCNASENFDQESEMHCGNDFIFRDKEYTISNDFKIFCADEWKLAMVGTINNVGQFVGIPLGGYLSDKYGRCVVLTYGAFISAVLGSVRSFAPNYYIFVVLGFFDNFFGATLYPTVFILGLELVGPKVRVIACSLISMCGGIGGFLLALTAKNFHNWRMIERVFYLPALGFIALPWIMPESFRWLLSQGEEERAVEVLRKTARINKRKLSESSVEKLLEANRQSLGGVETKSSGFPIGDAFKIFPWRIINCSLCWFTNVMVFFGLNLNLAFLGGNKYNSFMFVTLIEIPGMLLPFLTMDRYGRRSSLFGFMLLSGICIIAMTYVDSEYVSLQLVLYLLGKMTISASFQTLYFFTSEIFPTSVRNSLLSFCSMVGRFGSMAAPLTPLMANYYASAPQILFASCAILSGSMALFLPETKDIVLPTTLEEAQKIGQKETNVEPETEEKLLESKV, encoded by the exons ATGGCTTCGGATGGAAACAGTTGTTGCGGGAAAGATTCAACAGAAGAATCTTCACATCCATTTGGCGTGGATGATATTTTGGTGAAGATTGGACAATTTGGAACGTTTCAACGATTCATTTATGTCTTCATATTTAGCATAGTTATATTCAATGCAATAATATCGGTGGGATTTGCTTTTACAGCCAGTACAGTCGTTTATAG gTGTCGAATTCCAGAATGTGACGGTTCAGAAAATACTTACGAACAGCCATGGACAAAGTTCTCTATACCGAAAGCACCTAATGGCAAGCTTGATAAGTGTCATCGATATGAGACGTTTAATGCAACTAATGGACAGAATTTTTGTAATGCTTCAGAGAACTTTGATCAGGAATCCGAAATGCACTGTGGAAATGATTTCATATTCCGGGACAAGGAATATACCATTTCAAATGAC ttcaagATCTTTTGTGCAGACGAATGGAAACTCGCCATGGTTGGGACAATCAATAATGTGGGACAATTTGTTGGGATTCCATTGGGTGGATATTTGTCTGACAA ATATGGTCGTTGTGTTGTATTAACATATGGAGCGTTTATCAGTGCAGTTTTAGGAAGCGTGCGCTCTTTTGCACCAAATTACTACATTTTTGTGGTATTAGGATTTTTCGACAATTTCTTCGGTGCCACTCTCTATCCAACTGTTTTCATTCTTGGCCTTGAACTTGTTGGGCCTAAGGTTCGAGTAATTGCATGCTCTCTGATATCAATGTGTGGAGGAATTGGAGGTTTCTTGCTTGCTTTGACAGCTAAAAACTTCCACAATTGGCGAATGATTGAGCGAGTATTTTACCTTCCCGCCCTCGGATTCATAGCTCTACCATGGATAATGCCAGAAAGTTTTCGATGGTTGCTTTCTCAGGGAGAGGAGGAGCGAGCTGTTGAAGTTCTTCGGAAAACCGCCAGAATCAATAAACGCAAATTATCCGAATCGAGTGTTGAAAAATTGCTTGAAGCCAATAGACAAAGTCTTGGAGGTGTTGAAACAAAAAGTAGCGGATTTCCTATTGGTGatgctttcaaaatatttccctGGCGAATTATCAATTGTTCATTGTGCTGGTTCACTAACGTTATGGTGTTctttggattgaatttgaatttggcCTTTCTCGGTGGAAATAAATACAACAGTTTTATGTTTGTAACTTTGATCGAGATACCCGGGATGTTGTTGCCATTTTTGACCATGGATCGATATGGAAGACGAAGTTCGTTGTTTGGATTCATGTTGTTAAGTGGAATTTGTATTATTGCAATGACTTATGTGGATTCAG AATATGTTAGCCTTCAATTGGTCCTCTATCTTCTCGGAAAGATGACTATTTCTGCATCATTTCAAACTCTGTACTTTTTCACATCGGAAATATTTCCCACAAGCGTTCGAAACAGTCTGTTGTCATTTTGTTCGATGGTTGGACGATTCGGTTCGATGGCAGCACCGCTAACCCCATTGATG GCCAACTACTATGCATCAGCACCTCAAATTCTATTTGCCAGCTGTGCTATTCTATCAGGATCAATGGCTCTGTTTCTTCCGGAAACAAAAGATATAGTTCTACCAACAACTTTGGAGGAAGCTCAAAAGATTGGACAAAAAGAAACCAATGTTGAACCTGAAACCGAAGAAAAACTCTTGGAGTCAAAAGTTtag